One Lactobacillus sp. CBA3606 DNA segment encodes these proteins:
- the tgt gene encoding tRNA guanosine(34) transglycosylase Tgt — protein sequence MEPAIKYRLIKTEKHTGARLGEIITPHGTFPTPMFMPVGTLASVKSLAPEELDAMGAGIILSNTYHLWLRPGEQIVKEAGGLHQFMNWKKGILTDSGGFQVFSLAKNRDITEEGVHFKNHLNGAKMFLSPEKAIQIENDLGPDIMMSLDECPPFFESYDYVRKSVARTSRWAERGQKVHQHPDYQGLFGIVQGAGFKDLREQSAKDLVGMDFPGYSIGGLSVGESKAEMNHVLDFTTPLLPTNKPRYLMGVGSADALIDGAIRGVDMFDCVLPTRIARNGTCMTSHGRLVVKNAKFAHDFTPIDENCGCYTCRNYTRAYVRHLIKADETFGLRLTSYHNLYFLLHVMQQVRQAIMDDNLLEFRENFFEMYGFNKKNAKNF from the coding sequence ATGGAACCGGCAATTAAATACCGATTAATTAAAACAGAAAAACATACGGGTGCTCGTCTGGGTGAAATCATCACGCCACATGGCACGTTTCCAACGCCAATGTTTATGCCCGTGGGGACGTTAGCGAGTGTAAAATCACTAGCACCTGAAGAATTAGATGCGATGGGGGCCGGGATTATTCTATCGAATACGTACCATCTTTGGCTACGACCCGGTGAACAGATTGTTAAAGAGGCCGGTGGGTTACACCAATTTATGAATTGGAAAAAAGGAATCTTAACGGATTCTGGTGGCTTCCAAGTCTTTTCATTAGCTAAGAATCGCGATATTACCGAAGAAGGCGTGCATTTTAAGAATCATCTGAATGGGGCGAAGATGTTTTTGTCGCCTGAAAAAGCCATTCAGATTGAAAATGACTTGGGACCAGATATCATGATGAGCTTAGATGAATGTCCCCCATTCTTTGAAAGCTATGACTATGTTCGTAAGTCAGTGGCACGAACCAGTCGGTGGGCTGAACGAGGCCAAAAAGTGCATCAACATCCGGATTATCAAGGGTTATTTGGGATTGTCCAAGGTGCGGGCTTCAAAGATTTGCGGGAACAAAGTGCGAAAGATTTAGTTGGCATGGACTTTCCTGGTTACTCGATTGGTGGCTTATCCGTCGGAGAATCGAAAGCCGAGATGAACCACGTGCTTGATTTTACGACGCCATTATTACCGACCAACAAACCCCGTTACTTAATGGGTGTTGGTTCGGCCGATGCCTTAATTGACGGGGCAATTCGTGGCGTGGATATGTTTGATTGTGTCCTACCGACACGAATTGCGCGGAATGGGACTTGTATGACGTCGCACGGTCGGTTGGTCGTCAAGAATGCGAAGTTTGCGCATGACTTTACACCTATCGATGAGAATTGTGGGTGCTATACGTGTCGTAACTACACCCGGGCTTATGTCCGTCACCTGATTAAAGCTGATGAGACATTCGGGTTACGGTTAACGAGTTACCATAATTTGTATTTCTTATTGCACGTGATGCAACAAGTGCGGCAAGCAATTATGGATGATAACTTATTGGAATTCCGCGAAAAC
- the queA gene encoding tRNA preQ1(34) S-adenosylmethionine ribosyltransferase-isomerase QueA has translation MSLTLEDFDYELPHELIAQTPIKQRDTSRLLDLNRQTGVMQDKHFYDIIDDLNPGDAVVMNNSRVMPARLYGVKPETGGHAEVLLLHNTEGDEWETLMKPAKRAHVGTVISFGDGQLTATVTAEKEDGIRLIEFHYDGIFMEILEALGEAPLPPYIKEKLDDPDRYQTVYAKENGSAAAPTAGLHWTKELLQKVQDKGIKLVYLTLHVGLGTFRPVEEDKIEDHKMHSEFYQLDAAAAKTLNDVRKNGGRIIATGTTSIRTLETIGTKFHGEIKADSGWTDIFIKPGYEWQVVDAFITNFHLPKSTLVMLVAAFTGRDMILNAYQHAIDEKYRFFSFGDAMFIH, from the coding sequence ATGAGCTTAACACTTGAAGATTTTGATTATGAGTTACCACATGAATTGATTGCCCAAACACCCATCAAACAACGTGATACGTCGCGGTTGCTTGATTTGAATCGCCAAACGGGTGTCATGCAAGATAAACATTTTTATGACATTATCGATGACTTAAATCCCGGCGATGCCGTGGTTATGAACAACTCGCGGGTCATGCCTGCACGGTTGTACGGCGTTAAGCCCGAAACTGGGGGTCATGCAGAGGTCTTGTTATTACACAATACTGAAGGTGACGAATGGGAAACCTTAATGAAACCTGCTAAGCGGGCGCACGTTGGGACCGTGATTTCTTTTGGCGACGGTCAATTAACAGCGACGGTCACGGCTGAAAAAGAAGATGGGATTCGGCTGATTGAATTTCATTACGATGGCATCTTTATGGAAATCCTCGAAGCCTTAGGTGAAGCGCCATTACCACCGTATATCAAAGAAAAGTTAGACGATCCAGATCGTTATCAGACCGTTTATGCCAAGGAAAATGGGTCAGCGGCAGCGCCAACTGCGGGCTTGCATTGGACAAAAGAACTCTTACAAAAGGTACAGGATAAAGGGATTAAGTTAGTTTATTTAACCTTGCATGTTGGCCTAGGCACGTTCCGCCCGGTTGAAGAAGATAAAATCGAAGATCATAAAATGCACAGTGAATTCTATCAATTAGATGCGGCCGCTGCCAAGACGTTAAATGACGTGCGGAAAAATGGTGGTCGGATTATTGCAACGGGGACGACGTCAATTCGGACGCTTGAAACGATCGGGACGAAATTTCATGGAGAAATCAAGGCTGATTCTGGCTGGACCGATATTTTCATCAAGCCCGGTTATGAGTGGCAAGTGGTTGATGCTTTTATTACGAACTTCCATTTACCAAAGTCAACCCTAGTGATGTTAGTCGCAGCTTTCACGGGCCGGGACATGATTTTAAACGCGTATCAACACGCCATTGATGAAAAGTATCGTTTCTTTAGTTTTGGCGATGCCATGTTTATTCATTAA
- the ruvB gene encoding Holliday junction branch migration DNA helicase RuvB has product MDDDNLLSGDKTDATEASLEKSLRPQRLAQYIGQDRVKHELSVYIEAAQKREESLDHVLLYGPPGLGKTTLAMVIANEMAVNIRTTSGPAIEKPGDLVALLNELEPGDILFIDEIHRLPKIVEEMLYSAMEDFFVDIVVGQGPTAHPVHFPLPPFTLIGATTRAGMLSAPLRDRFGIVEHMAYYAVSDLEDIVKRTAAIFQTSIKPSGAHEIARRSRGTPRIANRLFKRIRDFAEVADQTAIDDVIVDQSLTYLRVDEAGLDETDNKLLRTMLEYYDGGPVGLATLAANIGEETDTIAEVVEPYLLQIGFLKRTQRGRVVTIKGYQHLGFPYPETK; this is encoded by the coding sequence ATGGACGACGACAACTTATTATCGGGGGACAAAACGGATGCCACCGAAGCTTCTTTAGAAAAGTCGCTGCGTCCGCAACGGTTAGCCCAATACATTGGTCAAGATCGGGTGAAGCATGAACTGAGTGTGTATATTGAAGCAGCTCAAAAACGCGAAGAATCGTTAGATCATGTTCTACTGTATGGCCCACCTGGCTTAGGTAAGACCACCTTGGCGATGGTTATTGCTAATGAGATGGCAGTTAATATCCGGACGACTAGTGGTCCGGCGATTGAAAAGCCCGGCGATTTAGTAGCCTTATTAAATGAACTTGAACCGGGGGATATTTTATTCATCGATGAAATTCATCGCTTGCCTAAGATTGTGGAAGAAATGCTTTATTCAGCAATGGAAGATTTCTTTGTCGACATCGTTGTCGGTCAAGGTCCGACGGCGCATCCCGTGCATTTTCCGCTGCCACCCTTTACTTTAATCGGGGCGACCACGCGGGCCGGCATGTTATCAGCGCCACTGCGCGATCGGTTTGGGATTGTTGAACATATGGCTTATTATGCAGTCAGTGATCTCGAAGACATCGTCAAACGGACGGCCGCTATTTTTCAGACAAGTATCAAGCCTTCCGGTGCGCATGAGATTGCCCGGCGATCACGAGGCACGCCGCGGATTGCGAATCGATTATTCAAGCGGATTCGTGATTTTGCAGAAGTCGCTGACCAAACGGCGATTGATGACGTGATCGTTGACCAATCCCTCACCTATCTGCGGGTCGATGAAGCCGGTTTAGACGAAACGGATAACAAATTATTGCGGACCATGTTAGAATATTACGATGGTGGTCCGGTCGGCTTAGCAACATTGGCAGCCAATATTGGTGAAGAAACGGATACGATTGCGGAAGTGGTGGAGCCTTATTTACTTCAAATTGGGTTCCTAAAACGGACGCAGCGTGGCCGGGTGGTCACCATCAAAGGGTATCAACATTTAGGGTTCCCATACCCCGAAACTAAATAA
- the ruvA gene encoding Holliday junction branch migration protein RuvA, with protein sequence MYEYFFGQITDVTPSFVVIEVAGIGYKVLTANPYRYQVASEPVKMYIHQAVSESAMSLFGFYDADEKALFEKLLGVSGIGPKSALAILANNDHSGLIQAINQENATYLTRFPGVGKKTAQQIVLDLKGKLNDLNVDITGQTELDVATTADTGALADALAALTALGYSQREVKKITKALEDFSQAETVDTNDLLSEGLRLLTK encoded by the coding sequence GTGTATGAATATTTTTTCGGCCAAATTACTGATGTGACCCCCAGCTTTGTTGTGATTGAAGTGGCGGGTATCGGGTATAAAGTGTTGACGGCCAATCCGTATCGTTATCAAGTCGCATCTGAACCCGTTAAGATGTATATCCATCAAGCGGTCAGCGAGAGTGCCATGTCGTTGTTTGGCTTTTATGATGCCGACGAAAAGGCGTTATTTGAAAAGCTTTTGGGGGTTTCTGGTATCGGTCCGAAGTCGGCATTGGCGATTTTAGCGAATAATGACCATTCGGGGCTGATTCAAGCCATCAATCAAGAAAATGCGACTTATTTAACGCGTTTTCCCGGGGTTGGTAAGAAGACGGCCCAACAGATTGTTTTAGATTTAAAAGGGAAGTTAAACGACTTGAACGTCGATATTACTGGTCAGACCGAGCTAGACGTCGCGACAACGGCGGATACTGGGGCCCTAGCGGATGCGTTAGCTGCCTTGACCGCCTTGGGTTATTCACAGCGTGAGGTCAAAAAGATTACCAAGGCTTTAGAAGACTTTAGCCAAGCTGAGACCGTGGACACTAATGACTTATTGAGCGAAGGATTACGGTTATTGACGAAGTAG
- a CDS encoding DUF1015 family protein, giving the protein MQLNPFTAVLPSASGLTKLTAGTTPWAAADDHVQAGASYYWYELTQNGIHQWRLIAQWPTDVTVTSMVPGLMNTVLYPQQPVIEMLIDDWVGHFPKALEFTDTVGVTHRLWQITDTDVNADITAAMAPVAPRQSWLTTTSTPLVMLVADQEWAKFKTPVTIPDHLINLFKA; this is encoded by the coding sequence ATGCAATTAAATCCTTTTACCGCCGTCTTACCCAGTGCGTCTGGCTTAACCAAATTAACAGCTGGGACCACACCCTGGGCAGCGGCTGATGACCACGTCCAAGCTGGTGCCAGTTATTATTGGTACGAACTGACTCAAAATGGGATTCATCAATGGCGCCTCATCGCCCAATGGCCAACCGACGTCACTGTCACCAGTATGGTCCCCGGGCTGATGAATACCGTGCTCTATCCGCAACAACCCGTCATTGAAATGTTAATTGATGATTGGGTCGGTCACTTTCCCAAAGCCTTGGAATTCACCGATACAGTCGGCGTCACCCATCGCCTTTGGCAGATTACCGATACCGACGTTAATGCCGACATCACAGCGGCCATGGCACCAGTGGCACCCCGTCAAAGTTGGTTAACTACGACCAGCACTCCGCTAGTCATGCTAGTTGCCGACCAAGAATGGGCCAAATTCAAGACGCCCGTCACGATTCCAGACCATTTAATTAATCTGTTCAAAGCTTAA